In Poecile atricapillus isolate bPoeAtr1 unplaced genomic scaffold, bPoeAtr1.hap1 scaffold_210, whole genome shotgun sequence, a single window of DNA contains:
- the LOC131574258 gene encoding zinc finger protein 501-like isoform X17, protein MEGLRGRDPPCARNIPALSEEEEEEEEPGEEEPGEEEPGEEEDAGDEDPGEEEDPGEDEDPGEDEGPGDEDPAEDEDAAQEAPPGPLHVLPSPRRPRLYLRPRPAPDEPGPSHLSPWRQVSSDPEPGGAFVHLIDERGVYSTAKLVPGEEEEEEDEDEEEEETPEGEAHLEIRRVIVAEKPFQCPACHKGFKRAWELLSHQVVHTEARPYTCHLCQATFKRHSDFKSHGLVHTEERPHRCELCGKRFKRSSNLQEHRRIHSGERPFTCPRCAKAFKTPYERQRHALTHLAAVADKPFRCGECGKDFPAANALLLHRRQRCRDKPHACGVCGKRFTYGHSLKVHERVHTGDRPFRCGLCGKAFKQSNALASHERVHTGERPFACRTCGKAFKQSSYLAIHQRAHTGERPYGCEVCGKAFARPSLLLQHRRVHSQVRPHQCGHCHKFFKDLAYLAVHEKVHTGETPYKCGVCAKGFAHPSNLLQHRRVHRDT, encoded by the exons ATGGaggggctgcggggccgggaccccccctgTGCCCGGAACATTCCAGCCCTgtccgaggaggaggaggaggaggaagagccaGGTGAGGAGGAACCAGGTGAGGAGGAgccaggtgaggaggaagaCGCAGGTGATGAAGAcccaggtgaggaggaagatCCAG GTGAGGATGAAGACCCAGGTGAGGATGAAGGCCCAGGTGATGAAGACCCCGCTGAGGATGAAGACGCAGCCCAGGAAGCCCCACCCGGACCCCTCCACGTCCTCCCCTCCCCTCGCCGGCCCCGCCTTTACCTGCGGCCCCGCCCTGCCCCGGACGAGCCGGGCCCCTCCCACCTGAGCCCCTGGCGCCAGGTGAGCTCCGACCCCGAACCGGGCGGGGCCTTCGTCCACCTCATCGACGAGCGCGGCGTCTACTCCACGGCCAAGCTGGTgccaggtgaggaggaggaggaggaggatgaagacgaagaagaagaagaaacacCTGAGGGCGAGGCTCACCTGGAGATCCGCCGGGTGATCGTGGCCGAGAAGCCCTTCCAGTGCCCGGCGTGCCACAAGGGCTTCAAGCGcgcctgggagctgctgagccaCCAGGTGGTTCACACCGAGGCGCGTCCCTACACCTGCCACCTGTGCCAGGCCACCTTCAAGCGCCACTCGGACTTCAAGAGCCACGGGCTGGTGCACACGGAGGAGCGGCCGCACCGCTGCGAGCTCTGCGGCAAGCGCTTCAAGCGCTCCTCCAACCTGCAGGAGCACCGCCGCATCCACAGCGGCGAGCGCCCCTTCACCTGCCCCAGGTGCGCCAAAGCCTTCAAGACGCCCTACGAGCGCCAGCGCCACGCCCTCACCCACCTGGCGGCGGTGGCCGACAAACCCTTCCGCTGCGGCGAGTGCGGCAAGGATTTCCCGGCGGCCAACGCGCTGCTGCTGCACCGGCGGCAGCGCTGCCGGGACAAGCCGCACGCCTGCGGCGTCTGCGGCAAGCGCTTCACCTACGGCCACTCGCTGAAGGTGCACGAGCGCGTCCACACCGGCGACCGCCCCTTCCGCTGCGGCCTCTGCGGCAAGGCCTTCAAGCAGAGCAACGCGCTGGCCTCGCACGAGCGCGTGCACACGGGCGAGCGCCCCTTCGCCTGCCGCACCTGCGGGAAGGCCTTCAAGCAGTCGTCCTACCTGGCCATCCACCAGCGGGCGCACACGGGCGAGCGGCCCTACGGCTGCGAGGTGTGCGGGAAGGCGTTCGCCCGGCCctcgctgctgctgcagcaccggCGGGTGCACAGCCAGGTGAGGCCGCACCAGTGCGGGCACTGCCACAAGTTCTTCAAGGACCTGGCGTACCTGGCGGTGCACGAGAAGGTGCACACGGGGGAGACGCCCTACAAGTGCGGGGTGTGCGCCAAGGGCTTCGCGCACCCCTCCAACCTGCTGCAGCACCGGCGCGTGCACCGCGACacctga
- the LOC131574258 gene encoding zinc finger protein ZFP2-like isoform X7 produces the protein MEGLRGRDPPCARNIPALSEEEEEEEEPGEEEPGEEEPGEEEDAGDEDPGEEEDPGEVEDPGEEEAAEVEDPGEEDPGEDEDPGDEDPGDEDPGEDEDPGEDEDPGEDEGPGDEDPAEDEDAAQEAPPGPLHVLPSPRRPRLYLRPRPAPDEPGPSHLSPWRQVSSDPEPGGAFVHLIDERGVYSTAKLVPGEEEEEEDEDEEEEETPEGEAHLEIRRVIVAEKPFQCPACHKGFKRAWELLSHQVVHTEARPYTCHLCQATFKRHSDFKSHGLVHTEERPHRCELCGKRFKRSSNLQEHRRIHSGERPFTCPRCAKAFKTPYERQRHALTHLAAVADKPFRCGECGKDFPAANALLLHRRQRCRDKPHACGVCGKRFTYGHSLKVHERVHTGDRPFRCGLCGKAFKQSNALASHERVHTGERPFACRTCGKAFKQSSYLAIHQRAHTGERPYGCEVCGKAFARPSLLLQHRRVHSQVRPHQCGHCHKFFKDLAYLAVHEKVHTGETPYKCGVCAKGFAHPSNLLQHRRVHRDT, from the exons ATGGaggggctgcggggccgggaccccccctgTGCCCGGAACATTCCAGCCCTgtccgaggaggaggaggaggaggaagagccaGGTGAGGAGGAACCAGGTGAGGAGGAgccaggtgaggaggaagaCGCAGGTGATGAAGAcccaggtgaggaggaagatCCAGGTGAGGTTGAAGACCCAGGTGaggaagaagcagctgaggTTGAAGACCCAGGTGAGGAAGACCCAGGTGAAGATGAAGATCCAGGTGATGAAGATCCAGGTGATGAAGACCCAGGTGAAGATGAAGACCCCG GTGAGGATGAAGACCCAGGTGAGGATGAAGGCCCAGGTGATGAAGACCCCGCTGAGGATGAAGACGCAGCCCAGGAAGCCCCACCCGGACCCCTCCACGTCCTCCCCTCCCCTCGCCGGCCCCGCCTTTACCTGCGGCCCCGCCCTGCCCCGGACGAGCCGGGCCCCTCCCACCTGAGCCCCTGGCGCCAGGTGAGCTCCGACCCCGAACCGGGCGGGGCCTTCGTCCACCTCATCGACGAGCGCGGCGTCTACTCCACGGCCAAGCTGGTgccaggtgaggaggaggaggaggaggatgaagacgaagaagaagaagaaacacCTGAGGGCGAGGCTCACCTGGAGATCCGCCGGGTGATCGTGGCCGAGAAGCCCTTCCAGTGCCCGGCGTGCCACAAGGGCTTCAAGCGcgcctgggagctgctgagccaCCAGGTGGTTCACACCGAGGCGCGTCCCTACACCTGCCACCTGTGCCAGGCCACCTTCAAGCGCCACTCGGACTTCAAGAGCCACGGGCTGGTGCACACGGAGGAGCGGCCGCACCGCTGCGAGCTCTGCGGCAAGCGCTTCAAGCGCTCCTCCAACCTGCAGGAGCACCGCCGCATCCACAGCGGCGAGCGCCCCTTCACCTGCCCCAGGTGCGCCAAAGCCTTCAAGACGCCCTACGAGCGCCAGCGCCACGCCCTCACCCACCTGGCGGCGGTGGCCGACAAACCCTTCCGCTGCGGCGAGTGCGGCAAGGATTTCCCGGCGGCCAACGCGCTGCTGCTGCACCGGCGGCAGCGCTGCCGGGACAAGCCGCACGCCTGCGGCGTCTGCGGCAAGCGCTTCACCTACGGCCACTCGCTGAAGGTGCACGAGCGCGTCCACACCGGCGACCGCCCCTTCCGCTGCGGCCTCTGCGGCAAGGCCTTCAAGCAGAGCAACGCGCTGGCCTCGCACGAGCGCGTGCACACGGGCGAGCGCCCCTTCGCCTGCCGCACCTGCGGGAAGGCCTTCAAGCAGTCGTCCTACCTGGCCATCCACCAGCGGGCGCACACGGGCGAGCGGCCCTACGGCTGCGAGGTGTGCGGGAAGGCGTTCGCCCGGCCctcgctgctgctgcagcaccggCGGGTGCACAGCCAGGTGAGGCCGCACCAGTGCGGGCACTGCCACAAGTTCTTCAAGGACCTGGCGTACCTGGCGGTGCACGAGAAGGTGCACACGGGGGAGACGCCCTACAAGTGCGGGGTGTGCGCCAAGGGCTTCGCGCACCCCTCCAACCTGCTGCAGCACCGGCGCGTGCACCGCGACacctga
- the LOC131574258 gene encoding zinc finger protein ZFP2-like isoform X6, whose amino-acid sequence MEGLRGRDPPCARNIPALSEEEEEEEEPGEEEPGEEEPGEEEDAGDEDPGEEEDPGEVEDPGEEEAAEVEDPGEEDPGEDEDPGDEDPGDEDPGEDEDPGEDEDPGEDEDPGEDEGPGDEDPAEDEDAAQEAPPGPLHVLPSPRRPRLYLRPRPAPDEPGPSHLSPWRQVSSDPEPGGAFVHLIDERGVYSTAKLVPGEEEEEEDEDEEEEETPEGEAHLEIRRVIVAEKPFQCPACHKGFKRAWELLSHQVVHTEARPYTCHLCQATFKRHSDFKSHGLVHTEERPHRCELCGKRFKRSSNLQEHRRIHSGERPFTCPRCAKAFKTPYERQRHALTHLAAVADKPFRCGECGKDFPAANALLLHRRQRCRDKPHACGVCGKRFTYGHSLKVHERVHTGDRPFRCGLCGKAFKQSNALASHERVHTGERPFACRTCGKAFKQSSYLAIHQRAHTGERPYGCEVCGKAFARPSLLLQHRRVHSQVRPHQCGHCHKFFKDLAYLAVHEKVHTGETPYKCGVCAKGFAHPSNLLQHRRVHRDT is encoded by the exons ATGGaggggctgcggggccgggaccccccctgTGCCCGGAACATTCCAGCCCTgtccgaggaggaggaggaggaggaagagccaGGTGAGGAGGAACCAGGTGAGGAGGAgccaggtgaggaggaagaCGCAGGTGATGAAGAcccaggtgaggaggaagatCCAGGTGAGGTTGAAGACCCAGGTGaggaagaagcagctgaggTTGAAGACCCAGGTGAGGAAGACCCAGGTGAAGATGAAGATCCAGGTGATGAAGATCCAGGTGATGAAGACCCAGGTGAAGATGAAGACCCCGGTGAGGATGAAGATCCAG GTGAGGATGAAGACCCAGGTGAGGATGAAGGCCCAGGTGATGAAGACCCCGCTGAGGATGAAGACGCAGCCCAGGAAGCCCCACCCGGACCCCTCCACGTCCTCCCCTCCCCTCGCCGGCCCCGCCTTTACCTGCGGCCCCGCCCTGCCCCGGACGAGCCGGGCCCCTCCCACCTGAGCCCCTGGCGCCAGGTGAGCTCCGACCCCGAACCGGGCGGGGCCTTCGTCCACCTCATCGACGAGCGCGGCGTCTACTCCACGGCCAAGCTGGTgccaggtgaggaggaggaggaggaggatgaagacgaagaagaagaagaaacacCTGAGGGCGAGGCTCACCTGGAGATCCGCCGGGTGATCGTGGCCGAGAAGCCCTTCCAGTGCCCGGCGTGCCACAAGGGCTTCAAGCGcgcctgggagctgctgagccaCCAGGTGGTTCACACCGAGGCGCGTCCCTACACCTGCCACCTGTGCCAGGCCACCTTCAAGCGCCACTCGGACTTCAAGAGCCACGGGCTGGTGCACACGGAGGAGCGGCCGCACCGCTGCGAGCTCTGCGGCAAGCGCTTCAAGCGCTCCTCCAACCTGCAGGAGCACCGCCGCATCCACAGCGGCGAGCGCCCCTTCACCTGCCCCAGGTGCGCCAAAGCCTTCAAGACGCCCTACGAGCGCCAGCGCCACGCCCTCACCCACCTGGCGGCGGTGGCCGACAAACCCTTCCGCTGCGGCGAGTGCGGCAAGGATTTCCCGGCGGCCAACGCGCTGCTGCTGCACCGGCGGCAGCGCTGCCGGGACAAGCCGCACGCCTGCGGCGTCTGCGGCAAGCGCTTCACCTACGGCCACTCGCTGAAGGTGCACGAGCGCGTCCACACCGGCGACCGCCCCTTCCGCTGCGGCCTCTGCGGCAAGGCCTTCAAGCAGAGCAACGCGCTGGCCTCGCACGAGCGCGTGCACACGGGCGAGCGCCCCTTCGCCTGCCGCACCTGCGGGAAGGCCTTCAAGCAGTCGTCCTACCTGGCCATCCACCAGCGGGCGCACACGGGCGAGCGGCCCTACGGCTGCGAGGTGTGCGGGAAGGCGTTCGCCCGGCCctcgctgctgctgcagcaccggCGGGTGCACAGCCAGGTGAGGCCGCACCAGTGCGGGCACTGCCACAAGTTCTTCAAGGACCTGGCGTACCTGGCGGTGCACGAGAAGGTGCACACGGGGGAGACGCCCTACAAGTGCGGGGTGTGCGCCAAGGGCTTCGCGCACCCCTCCAACCTGCTGCAGCACCGGCGCGTGCACCGCGACacctga
- the LOC131574258 gene encoding zinc finger protein 501-like isoform X16, with amino-acid sequence MEGLRGRDPPCARNIPALSEEEEEEEEPGEEEPGEEEPGEEEDAGDEDPGEEEDPGEVEDPGEDEDPGEDEGPGDEDPAEDEDAAQEAPPGPLHVLPSPRRPRLYLRPRPAPDEPGPSHLSPWRQVSSDPEPGGAFVHLIDERGVYSTAKLVPGEEEEEEDEDEEEEETPEGEAHLEIRRVIVAEKPFQCPACHKGFKRAWELLSHQVVHTEARPYTCHLCQATFKRHSDFKSHGLVHTEERPHRCELCGKRFKRSSNLQEHRRIHSGERPFTCPRCAKAFKTPYERQRHALTHLAAVADKPFRCGECGKDFPAANALLLHRRQRCRDKPHACGVCGKRFTYGHSLKVHERVHTGDRPFRCGLCGKAFKQSNALASHERVHTGERPFACRTCGKAFKQSSYLAIHQRAHTGERPYGCEVCGKAFARPSLLLQHRRVHSQVRPHQCGHCHKFFKDLAYLAVHEKVHTGETPYKCGVCAKGFAHPSNLLQHRRVHRDT; translated from the exons ATGGaggggctgcggggccgggaccccccctgTGCCCGGAACATTCCAGCCCTgtccgaggaggaggaggaggaggaagagccaGGTGAGGAGGAACCAGGTGAGGAGGAgccaggtgaggaggaagaCGCAGGTGATGAAGAcccaggtgaggaggaagatCCAGGTGAGGTTGAAGACCCAG GTGAGGATGAAGACCCAGGTGAGGATGAAGGCCCAGGTGATGAAGACCCCGCTGAGGATGAAGACGCAGCCCAGGAAGCCCCACCCGGACCCCTCCACGTCCTCCCCTCCCCTCGCCGGCCCCGCCTTTACCTGCGGCCCCGCCCTGCCCCGGACGAGCCGGGCCCCTCCCACCTGAGCCCCTGGCGCCAGGTGAGCTCCGACCCCGAACCGGGCGGGGCCTTCGTCCACCTCATCGACGAGCGCGGCGTCTACTCCACGGCCAAGCTGGTgccaggtgaggaggaggaggaggaggatgaagacgaagaagaagaagaaacacCTGAGGGCGAGGCTCACCTGGAGATCCGCCGGGTGATCGTGGCCGAGAAGCCCTTCCAGTGCCCGGCGTGCCACAAGGGCTTCAAGCGcgcctgggagctgctgagccaCCAGGTGGTTCACACCGAGGCGCGTCCCTACACCTGCCACCTGTGCCAGGCCACCTTCAAGCGCCACTCGGACTTCAAGAGCCACGGGCTGGTGCACACGGAGGAGCGGCCGCACCGCTGCGAGCTCTGCGGCAAGCGCTTCAAGCGCTCCTCCAACCTGCAGGAGCACCGCCGCATCCACAGCGGCGAGCGCCCCTTCACCTGCCCCAGGTGCGCCAAAGCCTTCAAGACGCCCTACGAGCGCCAGCGCCACGCCCTCACCCACCTGGCGGCGGTGGCCGACAAACCCTTCCGCTGCGGCGAGTGCGGCAAGGATTTCCCGGCGGCCAACGCGCTGCTGCTGCACCGGCGGCAGCGCTGCCGGGACAAGCCGCACGCCTGCGGCGTCTGCGGCAAGCGCTTCACCTACGGCCACTCGCTGAAGGTGCACGAGCGCGTCCACACCGGCGACCGCCCCTTCCGCTGCGGCCTCTGCGGCAAGGCCTTCAAGCAGAGCAACGCGCTGGCCTCGCACGAGCGCGTGCACACGGGCGAGCGCCCCTTCGCCTGCCGCACCTGCGGGAAGGCCTTCAAGCAGTCGTCCTACCTGGCCATCCACCAGCGGGCGCACACGGGCGAGCGGCCCTACGGCTGCGAGGTGTGCGGGAAGGCGTTCGCCCGGCCctcgctgctgctgcagcaccggCGGGTGCACAGCCAGGTGAGGCCGCACCAGTGCGGGCACTGCCACAAGTTCTTCAAGGACCTGGCGTACCTGGCGGTGCACGAGAAGGTGCACACGGGGGAGACGCCCTACAAGTGCGGGGTGTGCGCCAAGGGCTTCGCGCACCCCTCCAACCTGCTGCAGCACCGGCGCGTGCACCGCGACacctga
- the LOC131574258 gene encoding zinc finger protein ZFP2-like isoform X8, whose amino-acid sequence MEGLRGRDPPCARNIPALSEEEEEEEEPGEEEPGEEEPGEEEDAGDEDPGEEEDPGEVEDPGEEEAAEVEDPGEEDPGEDEDPGDEDPGDEDPGDEDPGEDEDPGEDEGPGDEDPAEDEDAAQEAPPGPLHVLPSPRRPRLYLRPRPAPDEPGPSHLSPWRQVSSDPEPGGAFVHLIDERGVYSTAKLVPGEEEEEEDEDEEEEETPEGEAHLEIRRVIVAEKPFQCPACHKGFKRAWELLSHQVVHTEARPYTCHLCQATFKRHSDFKSHGLVHTEERPHRCELCGKRFKRSSNLQEHRRIHSGERPFTCPRCAKAFKTPYERQRHALTHLAAVADKPFRCGECGKDFPAANALLLHRRQRCRDKPHACGVCGKRFTYGHSLKVHERVHTGDRPFRCGLCGKAFKQSNALASHERVHTGERPFACRTCGKAFKQSSYLAIHQRAHTGERPYGCEVCGKAFARPSLLLQHRRVHSQVRPHQCGHCHKFFKDLAYLAVHEKVHTGETPYKCGVCAKGFAHPSNLLQHRRVHRDT is encoded by the exons ATGGaggggctgcggggccgggaccccccctgTGCCCGGAACATTCCAGCCCTgtccgaggaggaggaggaggaggaagagccaGGTGAGGAGGAACCAGGTGAGGAGGAgccaggtgaggaggaagaCGCAGGTGATGAAGAcccaggtgaggaggaagatCCAGGTGAGGTTGAAGACCCAGGTGaggaagaagcagctgaggTTGAAGACCCAGGTGAGGAAGACCCAGGTGAAGATGAAGATCCAGGTGATGAAGATCCAG GTGATGAAGACCCAGGTGATGAAGACCCAGGTGAGGATGAAGACCCAGGTGAGGATGAAGGCCCAGGTGATGAAGACCCCGCTGAGGATGAAGACGCAGCCCAGGAAGCCCCACCCGGACCCCTCCACGTCCTCCCCTCCCCTCGCCGGCCCCGCCTTTACCTGCGGCCCCGCCCTGCCCCGGACGAGCCGGGCCCCTCCCACCTGAGCCCCTGGCGCCAGGTGAGCTCCGACCCCGAACCGGGCGGGGCCTTCGTCCACCTCATCGACGAGCGCGGCGTCTACTCCACGGCCAAGCTGGTgccaggtgaggaggaggaggaggaggatgaagacgaagaagaagaagaaacacCTGAGGGCGAGGCTCACCTGGAGATCCGCCGGGTGATCGTGGCCGAGAAGCCCTTCCAGTGCCCGGCGTGCCACAAGGGCTTCAAGCGcgcctgggagctgctgagccaCCAGGTGGTTCACACCGAGGCGCGTCCCTACACCTGCCACCTGTGCCAGGCCACCTTCAAGCGCCACTCGGACTTCAAGAGCCACGGGCTGGTGCACACGGAGGAGCGGCCGCACCGCTGCGAGCTCTGCGGCAAGCGCTTCAAGCGCTCCTCCAACCTGCAGGAGCACCGCCGCATCCACAGCGGCGAGCGCCCCTTCACCTGCCCCAGGTGCGCCAAAGCCTTCAAGACGCCCTACGAGCGCCAGCGCCACGCCCTCACCCACCTGGCGGCGGTGGCCGACAAACCCTTCCGCTGCGGCGAGTGCGGCAAGGATTTCCCGGCGGCCAACGCGCTGCTGCTGCACCGGCGGCAGCGCTGCCGGGACAAGCCGCACGCCTGCGGCGTCTGCGGCAAGCGCTTCACCTACGGCCACTCGCTGAAGGTGCACGAGCGCGTCCACACCGGCGACCGCCCCTTCCGCTGCGGCCTCTGCGGCAAGGCCTTCAAGCAGAGCAACGCGCTGGCCTCGCACGAGCGCGTGCACACGGGCGAGCGCCCCTTCGCCTGCCGCACCTGCGGGAAGGCCTTCAAGCAGTCGTCCTACCTGGCCATCCACCAGCGGGCGCACACGGGCGAGCGGCCCTACGGCTGCGAGGTGTGCGGGAAGGCGTTCGCCCGGCCctcgctgctgctgcagcaccggCGGGTGCACAGCCAGGTGAGGCCGCACCAGTGCGGGCACTGCCACAAGTTCTTCAAGGACCTGGCGTACCTGGCGGTGCACGAGAAGGTGCACACGGGGGAGACGCCCTACAAGTGCGGGGTGTGCGCCAAGGGCTTCGCGCACCCCTCCAACCTGCTGCAGCACCGGCGCGTGCACCGCGACacctga
- the LOC131574258 gene encoding zinc finger protein ZFP2-like isoform X3 has product MEGLRGRDPPCARNIPALSEEEEEEEEPGEEEPGEEEPGEEEDAGDEDPGEEEDPGEVEDPGEEEAAEVEDPGEEDPGEDEDPGDEDPGDEDPGEDEDPGEDEDPGEEDPGEEVPGDEDPGEDEDPGEDEGPGDEDPAEDEDAAQEAPPGPLHVLPSPRRPRLYLRPRPAPDEPGPSHLSPWRQVSSDPEPGGAFVHLIDERGVYSTAKLVPGEEEEEEDEDEEEEETPEGEAHLEIRRVIVAEKPFQCPACHKGFKRAWELLSHQVVHTEARPYTCHLCQATFKRHSDFKSHGLVHTEERPHRCELCGKRFKRSSNLQEHRRIHSGERPFTCPRCAKAFKTPYERQRHALTHLAAVADKPFRCGECGKDFPAANALLLHRRQRCRDKPHACGVCGKRFTYGHSLKVHERVHTGDRPFRCGLCGKAFKQSNALASHERVHTGERPFACRTCGKAFKQSSYLAIHQRAHTGERPYGCEVCGKAFARPSLLLQHRRVHSQVRPHQCGHCHKFFKDLAYLAVHEKVHTGETPYKCGVCAKGFAHPSNLLQHRRVHRDT; this is encoded by the exons ATGGaggggctgcggggccgggaccccccctgTGCCCGGAACATTCCAGCCCTgtccgaggaggaggaggaggaggaagagccaGGTGAGGAGGAACCAGGTGAGGAGGAgccaggtgaggaggaagaCGCAGGTGATGAAGAcccaggtgaggaggaagatCCAGGTGAGGTTGAAGACCCAGGTGaggaagaagcagctgaggTTGAAGACCCAGGTGAGGAAGACCCAGGTGAAGATGAAGATCCAGGTGATGAAGATCCAGGTGATGAAGACCCAGGTGAAGATGAAGACCCCGGTGAGGATGAAGATCCAGGTGAGGAAGACCCAGGTGAGGAAGTTCCAG GTGATGAAGACCCAGGTGAGGATGAAGACCCAGGTGAGGATGAAGGCCCAGGTGATGAAGACCCCGCTGAGGATGAAGACGCAGCCCAGGAAGCCCCACCCGGACCCCTCCACGTCCTCCCCTCCCCTCGCCGGCCCCGCCTTTACCTGCGGCCCCGCCCTGCCCCGGACGAGCCGGGCCCCTCCCACCTGAGCCCCTGGCGCCAGGTGAGCTCCGACCCCGAACCGGGCGGGGCCTTCGTCCACCTCATCGACGAGCGCGGCGTCTACTCCACGGCCAAGCTGGTgccaggtgaggaggaggaggaggaggatgaagacgaagaagaagaagaaacacCTGAGGGCGAGGCTCACCTGGAGATCCGCCGGGTGATCGTGGCCGAGAAGCCCTTCCAGTGCCCGGCGTGCCACAAGGGCTTCAAGCGcgcctgggagctgctgagccaCCAGGTGGTTCACACCGAGGCGCGTCCCTACACCTGCCACCTGTGCCAGGCCACCTTCAAGCGCCACTCGGACTTCAAGAGCCACGGGCTGGTGCACACGGAGGAGCGGCCGCACCGCTGCGAGCTCTGCGGCAAGCGCTTCAAGCGCTCCTCCAACCTGCAGGAGCACCGCCGCATCCACAGCGGCGAGCGCCCCTTCACCTGCCCCAGGTGCGCCAAAGCCTTCAAGACGCCCTACGAGCGCCAGCGCCACGCCCTCACCCACCTGGCGGCGGTGGCCGACAAACCCTTCCGCTGCGGCGAGTGCGGCAAGGATTTCCCGGCGGCCAACGCGCTGCTGCTGCACCGGCGGCAGCGCTGCCGGGACAAGCCGCACGCCTGCGGCGTCTGCGGCAAGCGCTTCACCTACGGCCACTCGCTGAAGGTGCACGAGCGCGTCCACACCGGCGACCGCCCCTTCCGCTGCGGCCTCTGCGGCAAGGCCTTCAAGCAGAGCAACGCGCTGGCCTCGCACGAGCGCGTGCACACGGGCGAGCGCCCCTTCGCCTGCCGCACCTGCGGGAAGGCCTTCAAGCAGTCGTCCTACCTGGCCATCCACCAGCGGGCGCACACGGGCGAGCGGCCCTACGGCTGCGAGGTGTGCGGGAAGGCGTTCGCCCGGCCctcgctgctgctgcagcaccggCGGGTGCACAGCCAGGTGAGGCCGCACCAGTGCGGGCACTGCCACAAGTTCTTCAAGGACCTGGCGTACCTGGCGGTGCACGAGAAGGTGCACACGGGGGAGACGCCCTACAAGTGCGGGGTGTGCGCCAAGGGCTTCGCGCACCCCTCCAACCTGCTGCAGCACCGGCGCGTGCACCGCGACacctga